From the genome of Globicephala melas chromosome 14, mGloMel1.2, whole genome shotgun sequence, one region includes:
- the DSE gene encoding dermatan-sulfate epimerase isoform X2 has product MYETSYRRGWGFQYLHNHQPTNCMALLTGSLVLMNQGYLQEAYLWTKQVLTIMEKSLVLLREVTDGSLYEGVAYGSYTTRSLFQYMFLVQRHFDINHFGHPWLKQHFAFMYRTILPGFQRTVAIADSNYNWFYGPESQLVFLDKFVMRNGSGNWLADQIRRNRVMEGPGTPSKGQRWCTLHTEFLWYDASLKSVPPPDFGTPALHYFEDWGVVTYGSAQPAEINRSFLSFKSGKLGGRAIYDIVHRNKYKDWIKGWRNFNAGHEHPDQNSFTFAPNGVPFITEALYGPKYTFFNNVLMFSPAVSKSCFSPWEGQVTEDCSSKWSKYKHDLAASCQGRVVAAMEKNGVVFIRGEGVGAYNPQLHLKNVQRNLILLHPQLLLLVDQIHLGEDSPLETAAGFFHNVDFSFEETVVDGVHGAFIRQRDGLYKMYWMDDTGYSEKGTFASVTYPRGYPYNGTNYVNVTTHLRSPITRAAYLFIGPSIDVQSFSIHGDSQQLDVFVATGEHAYATYLWTGETTEQLALAQVIADRQKILFDWSSAIKSTVVPEVKDYAAIVEQNLQHFKPVFQLLEKQILSRVRNTASFRKTAERLLRFSDKRQTEEAIDRIFAISQQQQQQQQSKSKKNRRGGKRYKFVDAVPDIFAQIEVNEKKIRQKAQILAQKELPIDEDEEMKDLLDFADVTYEKHKNGDLMKGRFGQARMVTTTRSRAPALSASYTRLFLILNITIFFVMLAMQLTYFQRAQSLHGQRCLYAVLLIDSCILLWLYSSCSQSQC; this is encoded by the exons ATGTATGAAACTTCATACAGGAGAGGGTGGGGATTTCAATACCTGCACAATCATCAGCCCACCAACTGCATGGCCTTGCTCACAGGAAGCCTGGTCCTGATGAATCAAG GGTATCTTCAGGAAGCTTACTTATGGACCAAACAAGTTCTGACCATCATGGAGAAGTCTCTTGTCTTGCTCCGAGAGGTGACAGACGGCTCCCTCTATGAAGGAGTTGCATATGGCAGCTACACCACTAGATCACTCTTCCAGTATATGTTTCTTGTTCAGAGGCACTTTGACATCAACCACTTTGGCCACCCATGGCTTAAACAACACTTTGCATTTATGTATAGAACCATCCTGCCAG GGTTTCAAAGAACTGTGGCTATTGCAGACTCAAATTACAACTGGTTTTATGGTCCAGAAAGCCAATTAGTGTTCCTGGATAAATTTGTCATGCGTAACGGCAGTGGTAACTGGTTGGCTGACCAGATCAGAAGGAACCGTGTGATGGAAGGTCCAGGGACGCCTTCCAAAGGGCAGCGCTGGTGTACGCTTCACACAGAATTTCTCTG GTATGATGCCAGCTTGAAATCTGTCCCCCCTCCAGATTTTGGCACCCCAGCATTGCATTATTTTGAAGACTGGGGTGTTGTGACTTATGGAAGTGCGCAGCCTGCAGAAATCAATagatctttcctttccttcaagtCAGGAAAACTTGGGGGACGTGCAATATATGACATTGTCCACAGAAACAAATACAAAGACTGGATCAAAGGCTGGAGAAATTTTAATGCAGGGCATGAACATCCTGATCAAAACTCCTTTACTTTTGCTCCTAACGGTGTGCCTTTCATTACTGAGGCTCTCTATGGGCCAAAGTATACCTTCTTCAACAATGTTTTGATGTTTTCCCCAGCTGTGTCCAAGAGCTGCTTTTCTCCCTGGGAAGGTCAGGTCACAGAAGACTGTTCATCAAAATGGTCTAAATACAAGCATGACCTGGCAGCTAGCTGTCAGGGGAGAGTTGTTGCTGCAATGGAGAAAAATGGGGTGGTTTTCATCCGAGGAGAGGGTGTGGGCGCTTACAACCCCCAGCTCCATCTGAAGAACGTGCAGAGGAATCTGATCCTCCTGCATCCACAGCTTCTCCTACTCGTGGATCAGATACACCTGGGAGAGGACAGCCCCTTGGAGACAGCAGCAGGCTTCTTCCACaatgtggatttttcttttgAGGAGACAGTGGTCGATGGGGTCCATGGGGCTTTCATCAGGCAGCGAGATGGGCTCTATAAAATGTACTGGATGGATGATACTGGCTACAGTGAGAAAGGAACCTTTGCTTCAGTGACATACCCTCGGGGCTATCCCTACAATGGGACCAACTATGTGAATGTCACCACACACCTCCGAAGTCCCATCACCAGGGCAGCTTACCTCTTCATAGGGCCCTCCATAGACGTTCAGAGCTTCAGCATCCACGGAGACTCTCAGCAACTGGATGTGTTCGTAGCCACCGGTGAGCATGCCTACGCCACTTACCTGTGGACAGGTGAGACTACAGAACAGTTGGCCTTGGCACAGGTCATTGCCGACCGTCAGAAAATTCTGTTTGACTGGAGTTCAGCCATCAAGAGCACCGTTGTCCCTGAGGTGAAGGACTACGCCGCTATTGTGGAACAGAACCTGCAGCATTTTAAGCCAGTGTTCCAGCTGCTGGAGAAGCAGATCCTGTCCCGAGTCCGGAACACAGCCAGCTTTAGGAAGACTGCTGAGCGCCTACTGAGATTTTCGGATAAGAGACAGACTGAGGAGGCCATCGACAGGATTTTTGCCATAtcacagcaacagcagcagcagcagcaaagcaAGTCCAAGAAAAACCGAAGGGGAGGCAAGCGCTATAAATTTGTGGATGCCGTCCCTGATATTTTTGCACAGATTGAAGTCAATGAAAAAAAGATTCGACAGAAAGCTCAGATTTTGGCACAGAAAGAACTGCCCATAGatgaagatgaagaaatgaaagaccttttagattttgcagatgtaacaTATGAGAAACACAAAAATGGTGATTTGATGAAAGGCCGGTTTGGACAGGCTCGGATGGTGACAACGACTCGCAGCAGAGCCCCAGCACTGTCTGCTTCGTATACCAGGCTGTTCCTGATTCTGAACATCACTATTTTCTTTGTCATGTTGGCAATGCAACTGACTTATTTCCAGAGGGCCCAGAGCCTCCATGGCCAAAGATGTCTTTATGCAGTCCTTCTAATAGATAGCTGTATTTTATTATGGTTGTACTCTTCTTGTTCCCAATCACAGTGTTAG
- the LOC115851202 gene encoding calcium homeostasis modulator protein 6 produces MEKFRAVLDLHLKHRNTLGYVLVSLLTVGGERIFSTAVFQCPCSDAWNLPYGLVFLLVPALALFLLGYVLSARTWRLLTGCCAPGARTGCGAALRGALVCAQLSAVAAVAPLTWVAVALLGGSFYECAASGSAFVARRLCFGRSPGCADQLPLVPCHQVQAPDVQDLQKELKAQSQVLGWVLIAVVIIVLLIFTSITRCLSPVSFLQLKFWKIYLEQEQQILKSQATEHATKLAKENIKCFFECSHPKEYNTPSIKDWQQISSLYTFNPKEQYYSILHKYVNRKEKNQSIRSSKEDVVVPVLGFVDSSDMNSTPDL; encoded by the exons ATGGAGAAGTTTAGGGCGGTGCTGGACCTGCACCTCAAGCACCGCAATACGCTGGGTTACGTCCTGGTGAGCTTGCTGACGGTGGGTGGGGAGCGCATCTTCTCCACCGCGGTGTTCCAGTGCCCGTGCAGCGACGCCTGGAACCTGCCCTACGGCCTGGTCTTCCTGCTGGTACCGGCGCTGGCGCTCTTCCTCCTGGGCTACGTGCTGAGCGCGCGCACCTGGCGCCTGCTGACCGGCTGCTGCGCGCCGGGCGCGCGCACTGGCTGCGGCGCAGCGCTGCGCGGGGCCCTGGTGTGCGCGCAGCTCAGCGCTGTCGCTGCGGTCGCGCCGCTCACCTGGGTGGCCGTGGCGCTGCTCGGGGGCTCCTTCTACGAGTGCGCCGCCAGCGGGAGCGCCTTCGTGGCGCGGCGCCTGTGCTTCGGCCGCAGCCCCGGCTGCGCGGACCAGCTGCCGCTGGTGCCGTGCCATCAGGTCCAGGCTCCCGACGTGCAGGACCTGCAGAAGGAGCTCAAGGCCCAGTCGCAG GTGTTGGGCTGGGTCCTGATAGCAGTTGTTATCATCGTCCTCCTGATTTTTACATCCATCACCCGATGCCTATCTCCAGTTAGCTTCCTGCAGctgaaattttggaaaatctaTTTGGAACAGGAGCAGCAGATCCTTAAAAGTCAAGCCACAGAACATGCAACCAAACTGgcaaaagaaaatatcaagtgtTTCTTTGAGTGTTCACATCCAAAGGAATACAACACTCCAAGCATAAAAGACTGGCAGCAAATTTCATCACTATATACTTTCAATCCAAAGGAACAGTACTACAGCATTTTGCACAAATATgtgaacagaaaagagaagaatcaaagTATCAGATCttccaaagaagatgtggtggtTCCTGTTCTTGGCTTTGTAGATTCATCTGATATGAACAGCACTCCAGACTTATGA